The Comamonas sp. GB3 AK4-5 genome includes a region encoding these proteins:
- a CDS encoding circularly permuted type 2 ATP-grasp protein — MQKYDEMYAQLPFGGSDVRAHYKAYAQWLAQQPPATLADRAAEAELIFRRVGITFAVYGDKDAGGAGTERVIPFDLIPRIIPGAEWQRMEAGLVQRVTALNRFIEDIYHEQAILRAGLVPTELIARNSQYRPQMAGVEVPRGIYAQIAGIDIVRAANAQGEGEYFVLEDNLRVPSGVSYMLENRRMMMRLFPDLFTRHAVEPVAHYPDMLLETLRASAPAAASSASATVVVLTPGMHNSAYFEHAFLAQQMGVELVEGQDLVVRDKRVYMRTTRGLRQVDVIYRRVDDDFLDPQVFRPTSTLGCPGLMEALRAGNVSVCNTVGTGIADDKSVYPYVPEMIRFYLGEEPILSNVPTWLCRKPDDLKYVLDHLHELVVKEVHGAGGYGMLIGPAATRAEIADFRRALLANPEGYIAQPTLSLSSCPTMVDSGIAPRHIDLRPFVLSGETVRMAAGGLTRVALQEGSLVVNSSQGGGTKDTWVLNAEASGQPSPELVQALGGMVQGMGGRL; from the coding sequence ATGCAGAAGTACGACGAGATGTACGCCCAGCTGCCCTTTGGCGGCAGCGATGTGCGTGCGCATTACAAGGCCTATGCGCAGTGGCTGGCGCAGCAGCCTCCCGCCACCCTGGCGGACCGGGCCGCCGAGGCCGAACTGATCTTCCGCCGTGTCGGCATCACCTTTGCGGTGTACGGCGACAAGGACGCGGGCGGCGCGGGCACGGAGCGGGTGATTCCCTTTGACCTGATTCCCCGCATCATCCCCGGTGCGGAGTGGCAGCGCATGGAGGCCGGCCTGGTGCAGCGGGTGACGGCGCTCAACCGTTTCATTGAAGACATCTACCATGAGCAGGCCATTTTGCGCGCCGGCCTGGTGCCTACCGAGCTGATTGCCCGCAACAGCCAGTACCGCCCCCAGATGGCCGGGGTGGAAGTGCCACGCGGCATTTATGCGCAGATTGCCGGCATCGACATCGTGCGGGCCGCGAACGCCCAGGGCGAGGGCGAATACTTTGTGCTGGAAGACAATCTGCGCGTGCCTTCTGGCGTGTCCTACATGCTGGAAAACCGCCGCATGATGATGCGGCTGTTTCCCGATCTGTTCACCCGCCATGCCGTGGAGCCGGTGGCCCATTACCCGGACATGCTGCTGGAGACGCTGCGCGCCAGCGCGCCGGCGGCGGCCTCATCGGCCTCGGCCACGGTGGTGGTGCTGACCCCGGGCATGCACAACAGCGCCTATTTCGAGCATGCATTCCTGGCCCAGCAAATGGGCGTGGAGCTGGTGGAAGGGCAAGACCTGGTGGTGCGGGACAAGCGGGTCTATATGCGCACCACGCGGGGTCTGCGCCAGGTGGATGTGATCTATCGCCGGGTGGATGACGATTTTCTGGACCCCCAGGTGTTCCGTCCGACTTCCACACTGGGTTGCCCCGGTTTGATGGAGGCCTTGCGCGCCGGCAACGTCAGCGTCTGCAACACCGTGGGAACCGGCATTGCCGACGACAAATCCGTCTACCCCTATGTGCCGGAGATGATCCGCTTCTACCTGGGCGAGGAGCCCATTCTCTCGAATGTGCCCACCTGGCTGTGCCGCAAGCCCGATGATTTGAAATACGTGTTGGACCATTTGCACGAGCTGGTGGTCAAGGAGGTCCATGGCGCCGGGGGCTATGGCATGTTGATAGGCCCGGCCGCCACACGCGCCGAGATCGCGGACTTTCGCCGCGCCCTGCTGGCCAACCCCGAGGGCTATATCGCCCAGCCCACGCTCAGTCTGTCCAGCTGCCCGACCATGGTGGACAGCGGCATTGCGCCGCGCCATATCGACCTGCGCCCCTTTGTGCTCAGCGGCGAAACCGTGCGCATGGCCGCCGGCGGCCTGACCCGCGTGGCGCTGCAGGAAGGCTCGCTGGTGGTGAATTCTTCGCAGGGCGGCGGCACCAAGGACACCTGGGTGTTGAATGCCGAGGCATCGGGCCAGCCATCGCCCGAGCTGGTGCAGGCATTGGGCGGGATGGTGCAGGGCATGGGGGGGCGTTTGTGA
- a CDS encoding alpha-E domain-containing protein has translation MLSRTADHLFWMSRYTERADKREALALQQCRHAQHARGFLPREVLC, from the coding sequence ATGCTGAGCCGCACTGCCGACCATTTGTTCTGGATGTCTCGCTACACAGAAAGGGCAGACAAGCGCGAAGCGCTTGCGCTACAACAGTGCCGGCATGCGCAGCATGCACGGGGTTTTCTGCCCAGGGAGGTTCTATGCTGA
- a CDS encoding alpha-E domain-containing protein: protein MLSRTADHLFWMSRYTERAENTARMLRVSYETSMLPQPAEAVRKDWLGVLSISELIPAYHRLHDQVTRDGVLHFMVCDARNPSSIYACLQAARENARAVRGALTSEVWETQNQTWLELNLQLKDGRFAQDPAKLLEWVKYRSHLSRGVSSGTMLQDEAFHFVRLGTFLERADNTARLLDVKFHALEHDYHGTDPRRAGQRQFDFYHWSALLHSVSGFEVYRKVYRDAITPERVAELLILRRDMPRSLHASLHEVMGHLRQVVHEDASESLRSAGQLLALLQYGRIGEIMETGLHAYLTQFLDRVNALGGQISRDFLAPELA, encoded by the coding sequence ATGCTGAGTCGCACTGCCGACCATTTGTTCTGGATGTCGAGGTACACAGAAAGGGCAGAAAACACCGCCCGCATGCTGCGCGTCAGCTACGAGACTTCCATGCTGCCCCAGCCGGCCGAGGCCGTGCGCAAGGACTGGCTGGGCGTGCTGTCTATCAGCGAGCTGATTCCCGCCTACCACCGCCTCCATGACCAGGTCACGCGCGATGGCGTGTTGCATTTCATGGTGTGCGATGCGCGCAATCCCTCGTCCATTTATGCCTGCCTGCAGGCCGCGCGCGAAAACGCCAGGGCGGTGCGCGGAGCGCTGACCTCGGAGGTGTGGGAAACCCAGAACCAGACCTGGCTGGAGTTGAACCTGCAGCTCAAAGACGGGCGCTTTGCGCAAGACCCCGCCAAGTTGCTGGAGTGGGTCAAATACCGCTCCCATCTCTCGCGCGGGGTGTCGTCGGGCACCATGCTGCAGGACGAGGCTTTCCACTTTGTGCGCCTGGGCACTTTTCTGGAGCGGGCCGACAACACGGCGCGCCTGCTGGATGTGAAGTTCCATGCGCTGGAGCATGACTACCACGGCACCGACCCCCGCCGGGCCGGCCAGCGGCAGTTTGACTTTTACCACTGGAGTGCGCTGCTGCACAGCGTCTCGGGCTTTGAGGTCTACCGCAAGGTCTACCGCGATGCCATCACCCCCGAGCGCGTGGCCGAGTTGCTGATTCTGCGCCGCGACATGCCGCGCTCCCTGCATGCCAGCCTGCATGAGGTCATGGGCCATTTGCGCCAGGTGGTGCATGAGGACGCCAGTGAAAGCCTGCGCAGCGCCGGCCAGCTGCTGGCCTTGCTGCAATACGGCCGCATTGGCGAAATCATGGAGACCGGGCTGCACGCCTATTTGACGCAGTTTCTGGACCGGGTCAACGCCTTGGGTGGCCAGATCAGTCGCGACTTTCTGGCACCCGAGCTGGCCTGA
- a CDS encoding LLM class flavin-dependent oxidoreductase, which yields MRYSIFSVQDHHPGLHRSVAQLYEQVIAEAQLAESLGYDTFFVAEHHFHECGSVPNPAVFLAALARETRKIRLGVAVSNITIHNPLTVAEDYAMVDMLSGGRLTLGVGSGYLRHEFEGHRVSPEEKRERFDENLQVLVQALSGEPVNFQGKYNDIPGVALNVQPLQESRLPIHVAIQRREAAYHVGRQGRNIFSLPYSCLTSFEEIRGLVEDYRKGYRESGAPGEGSAVLAFHCHVAETDEQAKLNAEQAFNLYLDTRLFYDTRRTYDTVVSAGLGMFGSPATVADQLVNLHEMGIDHVMFLQNFGVLDSQLVHDSMRRMANEVMPEVQRRTGQ from the coding sequence ATGCGCTATTCCATTTTTTCCGTGCAGGACCACCATCCCGGTCTGCACCGTTCGGTCGCCCAGCTGTATGAGCAGGTCATCGCCGAGGCCCAACTGGCCGAGTCCCTGGGTTATGACACCTTCTTCGTGGCCGAGCACCATTTCCATGAATGCGGCTCCGTGCCCAATCCGGCCGTGTTCCTGGCAGCGCTGGCGCGCGAAACGCGCAAGATTCGCCTGGGCGTGGCCGTGTCCAACATCACCATCCACAACCCGCTGACCGTGGCCGAAGACTACGCCATGGTGGACATGCTCTCGGGCGGCCGCCTGACGCTGGGCGTGGGCTCGGGCTATCTGCGCCATGAGTTCGAGGGCCACCGTGTCAGCCCCGAGGAAAAGCGCGAGCGCTTTGACGAAAACCTGCAGGTGCTGGTGCAGGCGCTGTCGGGCGAGCCGGTGAACTTCCAGGGTAAGTACAACGACATCCCCGGCGTGGCACTGAATGTGCAGCCGCTGCAGGAAAGCCGTTTGCCCATCCATGTGGCCATACAACGCCGCGAGGCGGCCTACCATGTGGGCCGCCAGGGCCGCAACATCTTCTCCCTGCCCTATTCCTGCCTGACCTCGTTCGAGGAAATCCGGGGCCTGGTGGAAGACTACCGCAAGGGCTATCGCGAGTCCGGCGCGCCGGGCGAAGGCAGCGCGGTGCTGGCCTTTCACTGCCATGTGGCCGAGACCGATGAACAGGCCAAGCTGAATGCCGAGCAGGCCTTCAACCTCTACCTGGACACGCGATTGTTCTACGACACCCGCCGCACCTACGACACCGTGGTGAGCGCCGGCCTGGGCATGTTTGGCTCGCCCGCCACCGTGGCCGACCAGCTGGTGAACCTGCACGAGATGGGCATAGACCATGTCATGTTCTTGCAGAACTTTGGCGTGCTGGATTCGCAGCTGGTGCACGACTCCATGCGCCGCATGGCCAATGAGGTCATGCCCGAGGTGCAGCGCCGCACCGGCCAGTAA
- a CDS encoding TRAP transporter substrate-binding protein, translating into MSSHSLTGRRAFMASAAAAALPLLFSPTAQAATELKLGFPLPQNSQFGAAATAFAQTLSQRTEGRFTVKLFPSSALGGEREMIEGIQLGSQDLALVSTGAIGNFVPQVTLFDLPFLFRDYAHAHAVLDGAIGNEMLQRFPARGLVALAWGEGGFRHITNNKHPITSPKDLRGLKIRTQENPMHIAAFKGLGASPTPINWPETFMALQQRTVDGQDNPISVIEASKLYEVQKYLSLTQHLYSPALFLASPALFGKLSKADQEAFRAAAKAGAVAMRQRVAADELSGVRNLRQHGMEVVERIDKAPFVAALEASYKTFNQQFGAQTIERIRQTP; encoded by the coding sequence ATGTCTTCGCACTCTCTCACCGGCCGCCGCGCCTTCATGGCTTCGGCCGCTGCCGCTGCGCTCCCCCTTCTCTTTTCCCCCACCGCCCAGGCGGCCACCGAACTCAAGCTGGGCTTTCCGCTGCCCCAGAACTCCCAGTTCGGCGCGGCGGCCACGGCCTTTGCGCAAACGCTGTCGCAGCGCACCGAGGGCCGCTTCACGGTCAAGCTCTTTCCCTCCAGCGCCCTGGGCGGCGAGCGTGAAATGATCGAGGGCATACAGCTGGGCAGCCAGGACCTGGCCCTGGTGTCCACGGGCGCCATCGGCAACTTTGTGCCCCAGGTGACGCTGTTCGATCTGCCCTTTCTGTTCCGCGACTATGCCCACGCCCATGCGGTGCTGGACGGTGCCATCGGCAACGAAATGCTGCAGCGCTTTCCCGCCCGCGGCCTGGTGGCCCTGGCCTGGGGTGAAGGCGGCTTTCGCCACATCACCAACAACAAGCACCCCATCACCAGCCCCAAGGATTTGCGCGGCCTCAAGATCCGTACCCAAGAGAACCCGATGCATATCGCGGCCTTCAAGGGTCTGGGCGCCAGCCCCACGCCCATCAACTGGCCCGAAACCTTTATGGCGCTGCAGCAGCGCACCGTGGACGGCCAGGACAACCCCATCTCGGTGATTGAGGCCTCCAAGCTCTACGAGGTGCAGAAATACCTGTCGCTGACCCAGCATCTGTACTCGCCTGCGCTGTTCCTGGCCTCGCCTGCGCTGTTCGGCAAGCTCTCCAAGGCCGACCAGGAGGCCTTCCGCGCCGCGGCCAAGGCCGGCGCTGTGGCCATGCGCCAGCGCGTGGCCGCCGATGAGCTGTCGGGCGTGCGCAATCTGCGCCAGCACGGCATGGAAGTGGTCGAACGCATCGACAAAGCCCCCTTTGTGGCCGCCCTGGAAGCCAGCTACAAAACCTTCAACCAGCAGTTCGGTGCCCAGACCATCGAACGCATTCGCCAGACCCCTTAA
- a CDS encoding thiamine pyrophosphate-binding protein, whose amino-acid sequence MVQRSAGHLLVECLIAQGVDMAFGVPGESYLDVLDGLHVHRDRIRFITCRQEGGASFMADAYGKLTGKPGVLMVTRGPGATNASIGIHTAFQDSTPMVVLIGDVGSDMRDREAFQEVDFGSFFGPGTRGMAKRVERIDDARRIPEYMARAFTTALQGRPGPVVLVLPEDMLTQKVDGQPLPAAPVVQGEIGQQGALQLREMLLKAKRPLVIAGGPGWTPQAAQQLQAFAERWQLPVGNAFRFQDTFDNHHPLYAGDVGIGINPALAQRVKDADLVIALGARLGEMTTSGYTLLQSPRPAQQLVHIHPSAEELGRVYRADLPLCATMPAAAQALAALEPPAHLPWADWAAAAHADYLANLQPQALAGLDAVKDGAIDMPAIIATLQRLLPQDAAITNGAGNFASWVHRYFRFHGWSKGHKTQLAPTNGAMGYGVPAGIAANLVTGRTAFTIAGDGDFLMNGQELATAMQHGGKSIIVLLNNGMYGTIRMHQEREYPHHTSGSDLGQGNPDFCALARAYGYAAERVERTQDFEAALQRALAAPTGTLIEIPLSPEVITTRATLSRIRDNALQSQKAGG is encoded by the coding sequence ATGGTGCAGCGCAGTGCAGGCCATCTGCTGGTGGAATGCTTGATCGCCCAGGGCGTGGACATGGCGTTTGGCGTGCCGGGCGAGAGTTATCTGGATGTGCTGGACGGGCTGCATGTTCACCGTGATCGCATCCGCTTCATCACCTGCCGACAGGAAGGCGGCGCCAGCTTCATGGCCGACGCCTACGGCAAGCTCACTGGCAAGCCCGGGGTGCTGATGGTCACACGCGGGCCGGGGGCCACCAATGCCTCCATAGGCATACACACGGCCTTCCAGGACTCCACGCCCATGGTGGTGCTGATCGGCGATGTGGGTAGCGATATGCGTGACCGCGAAGCCTTTCAGGAGGTGGACTTCGGCAGCTTTTTCGGCCCGGGCACACGCGGCATGGCCAAGCGGGTGGAGCGCATCGATGACGCCCGCCGCATTCCCGAATACATGGCCCGCGCCTTCACCACCGCCCTGCAGGGCCGTCCCGGCCCGGTGGTGTTGGTGCTGCCCGAAGACATGCTGACCCAGAAGGTGGATGGCCAGCCCCTGCCAGCCGCACCCGTGGTTCAAGGTGAAATAGGCCAGCAAGGCGCTCTGCAATTGCGTGAGATGCTCTTAAAAGCCAAGCGCCCCCTGGTGATCGCCGGCGGCCCAGGCTGGACGCCGCAAGCCGCCCAGCAGCTGCAGGCCTTTGCCGAGCGCTGGCAGCTGCCGGTGGGCAATGCCTTTCGCTTTCAGGACACGTTTGACAACCACCACCCGCTGTATGCCGGTGATGTGGGCATTGGCATCAACCCGGCGCTGGCCCAGCGCGTCAAGGATGCGGATCTGGTCATTGCCCTGGGCGCCCGTTTGGGTGAGATGACCACCAGCGGCTACACCCTGCTGCAATCGCCGCGCCCGGCCCAGCAGCTGGTGCATATCCACCCCAGCGCCGAAGAGCTGGGCCGTGTCTACCGCGCAGACCTGCCGCTGTGCGCCACCATGCCCGCCGCCGCCCAGGCGCTGGCTGCGCTGGAGCCGCCGGCCCATCTGCCCTGGGCCGACTGGGCTGCGGCCGCCCATGCCGATTACCTGGCCAATCTGCAGCCCCAGGCCCTGGCCGGGCTGGATGCGGTCAAGGACGGCGCCATTGACATGCCGGCCATCATCGCCACGCTGCAGCGCCTGCTGCCCCAGGACGCAGCCATCACCAACGGGGCGGGCAATTTCGCCAGCTGGGTGCACCGCTATTTCCGCTTTCATGGCTGGAGCAAGGGCCACAAAACCCAGCTGGCGCCCACCAATGGCGCCATGGGCTATGGCGTGCCGGCCGGTATTGCGGCCAATCTGGTCACCGGGCGCACGGCCTTCACCATTGCGGGCGATGGCGACTTTCTCATGAACGGCCAGGAGCTGGCCACGGCCATGCAGCATGGCGGCAAAAGCATCATCGTGCTGCTGAACAACGGCATGTACGGCACCATCCGCATGCACCAGGAGCGCGAATATCCGCATCACACCAGCGGTTCGGATCTGGGCCAGGGCAACCCGGACTTCTGCGCGCTGGCCCGGGCCTATGGCTATGCGGCCGAGCGCGTGGAGCGCACCCAGGACTTTGAAGCCGCACTGCAGCGCGCCCTGGCCGCGCCCACGGGCACGTTGATCGAGATTCCGCTCAGCCCCGAGGTCATCACCACCCGGGCCACGCTGAGCCGCATTCGCGACAACGCCTTACAAAGCCAGAAGGCTGGCGGCTAG
- a CDS encoding TonB-dependent siderophore receptor → MSTTSPTPTHSCALQLALCALLGSSPLGALAQNAAPPTSTAPTPEATLAPITVQGHSEGETATGQVSGFVAKRALSATKTDTPLIETPQAISVVTRDQMEAQGVSTLRETTRYTAGVVSNYFDSRVDSFKARGGDVSQYQDGMLRTYGTYNSIKVEPYTLERVEFLRGPSSVLYGQGSVGGVLNLTSKRPLAESQREVQVQLGSHGRKQLASDMTGPLDAQGQWLYRLVVVGRDSNTQVDHVKDDRVVVAPSLTYHPNADTSLTLQALYQKDKSGSLIGFFPWQGTRLSSPYGQIPSNAFISEPGWDKYDSESKSFGYLFSHRLNAGWTLRQNLRRAVTDVDYRSIYTSFASNPATGRPARPVFEADGRSLRRAASWQRNGGRMLLVDTQLEGRLATGAVEHTLLAGMDWQRSSTSQSSWSGAAPAIDIYQPVYGSFTPPSAADLKRRPNVSQRQLGFYLQDQLRWGAWTATVGLRHDSAKTDTEGKPSAAADDSAWSKRLGLTYQAGAGWAPYLSYAESFQPLGGVDFYGSPYQPQRGKQWEAGVKWIPEGKGISGYAALYHLREQNRKTSDPGNPLNSLQLGEVSMQGFEAELTASLAKHWDWILGYAYVDASISRSNGGDQGQRVAGVPRHTASSWLMHRFAAQGRGGWSVGAGLRYTGSQWSGTSAISTPSALLADAMLAYDAGNWRVALNASNLTDKVVLTQCLARGDCFYGERRNVLLTASYRY, encoded by the coding sequence ATGTCTACCACCTCTCCCACCCCAACGCACTCCTGCGCTCTGCAACTGGCCCTGTGTGCCCTGCTGGGCAGCAGCCCTCTCGGCGCCCTGGCGCAAAATGCCGCGCCCCCTACGTCCACTGCGCCAACGCCAGAGGCCACGCTGGCCCCCATCACCGTGCAAGGCCACAGCGAGGGCGAAACGGCCACCGGCCAGGTCAGCGGCTTTGTCGCCAAGCGCGCCCTGTCGGCCACCAAGACCGACACCCCGCTGATAGAGACGCCCCAGGCCATCAGCGTGGTCACCCGCGACCAGATGGAGGCGCAGGGCGTGAGCACCTTGCGTGAAACCACCCGCTACACCGCAGGCGTGGTATCCAACTACTTCGACAGTCGGGTCGACAGCTTCAAGGCGCGCGGCGGCGATGTCAGCCAGTATCAGGACGGCATGCTGCGCACCTATGGCACCTACAACAGCATCAAGGTCGAGCCCTATACGCTGGAGCGCGTGGAGTTTCTGCGCGGCCCGTCATCCGTGCTTTACGGCCAGGGCAGCGTGGGCGGTGTGCTCAACCTAACCAGCAAACGTCCCCTGGCCGAGTCGCAGCGCGAGGTCCAGGTACAGCTGGGCAGCCATGGCCGCAAACAGCTGGCCAGCGACATGACCGGCCCGCTCGATGCGCAAGGCCAGTGGCTGTATCGCCTGGTGGTGGTGGGCCGCGACAGCAACACCCAGGTAGACCATGTCAAGGACGACCGCGTGGTGGTCGCACCCTCTCTCACCTACCACCCGAATGCCGACACCTCGCTGACGCTGCAGGCTCTCTACCAAAAGGACAAAAGCGGTTCGCTGATCGGCTTCTTCCCCTGGCAGGGCACGCGACTTTCTAGCCCCTATGGCCAGATTCCCTCCAACGCCTTCATCAGCGAACCCGGCTGGGACAAATACGACAGCGAGAGCAAATCCTTTGGCTATCTGTTCAGCCACAGGCTGAACGCGGGCTGGACGCTGCGCCAAAACCTGCGCCGCGCCGTCACCGACGTGGACTACCGCTCGATCTACACCAGCTTTGCGTCCAACCCGGCCACCGGCAGGCCCGCGCGGCCGGTGTTCGAAGCCGACGGCCGCAGCCTGCGACGCGCTGCCTCCTGGCAGCGCAATGGCGGACGCATGCTGCTGGTGGACACCCAGCTCGAAGGCCGGTTGGCAACCGGCGCCGTGGAGCACACCTTGCTGGCCGGCATGGACTGGCAGCGCAGCAGCACCAGCCAGTCGAGCTGGAGCGGCGCAGCACCGGCCATTGACATCTACCAGCCCGTGTACGGCAGCTTCACCCCGCCCTCTGCCGCCGACCTGAAGCGCCGCCCCAATGTGTCCCAGCGCCAGCTGGGCTTTTACCTGCAGGACCAGCTGCGCTGGGGCGCCTGGACGGCCACGGTGGGGCTTCGGCATGACAGTGCCAAGACAGACACCGAAGGCAAGCCCAGCGCCGCTGCCGACGATTCCGCCTGGAGCAAGCGCCTGGGCCTGACCTACCAGGCCGGTGCGGGCTGGGCCCCCTATCTCAGCTATGCCGAGTCCTTCCAACCTCTGGGTGGTGTGGACTTCTACGGCAGCCCCTACCAACCGCAGCGCGGCAAGCAATGGGAGGCAGGGGTGAAGTGGATCCCCGAAGGCAAAGGTATTTCCGGCTATGCCGCCCTCTACCACCTGCGCGAGCAAAACCGCAAGACCAGCGACCCGGGCAATCCCCTCAACAGCCTGCAACTGGGCGAGGTGAGCATGCAGGGCTTTGAGGCCGAGCTCACAGCTAGCCTGGCCAAGCACTGGGACTGGATTCTGGGCTATGCCTATGTGGATGCCAGCATCAGCCGCAGCAATGGCGGCGATCAGGGCCAGCGTGTGGCCGGCGTGCCGCGCCACACCGCATCCAGCTGGCTGATGCACCGCTTTGCCGCCCAAGGGCGGGGCGGCTGGAGCGTGGGTGCCGGCCTGCGCTACACGGGTTCGCAATGGTCGGGCACCTCGGCCATCTCCACGCCCTCGGCGCTGCTGGCCGACGCCATGCTGGCCTACGACGCAGGCAACTGGCGTGTGGCGCTGAACGCCAGCAATCTGACGGACAAGGTGGTGCTGACCCAATGCCTGGCGCGCGGCGACTGCTTTTATGGCGAGCGGCGCAATGTGCTGCTCACGGCCAGCTACCGTTATTGA
- a CDS encoding DUF3325 family protein → MLTDFLLCFAAWSALALAMDRHYEEAWPGSDTEAAPIARRRQQLALTGCLLLTLSLSLALTLPTHSSRALAAVVWVVALSLSAVAATAASTWMPQQQPLLGLGALAAGAISLLLRALA, encoded by the coding sequence ATGCTGACCGACTTTCTGCTGTGCTTTGCCGCCTGGTCGGCCCTTGCCCTGGCCATGGACCGCCACTACGAAGAGGCCTGGCCCGGCAGCGATACCGAAGCCGCGCCCATCGCCCGGCGCCGCCAGCAACTGGCCCTCACGGGCTGCTTGCTGCTGACCTTATCGCTGTCCCTGGCGCTGACCCTGCCCACCCACAGCAGCCGCGCCCTGGCCGCCGTGGTGTGGGTGGTGGCCCTGTCGCTGTCGGCCGTGGCCGCCACCGCAGCAAGCACCTGGATGCCCCAGCAACAACCCCTGCTGGGGCTGGGCGCTTTGGCAGCCGGTGCCATCAGCCTGCTGCTGCGTGCCCTGGCCTAG
- a CDS encoding PepSY-associated TM helix domain-containing protein gives MSRSTTPPAKSTAQEGFRQAMSWLHTWSGLVLGWLLFAIFVTGTLSFFKNEFNLWMRPELHGLPAADSLVAQRAQQALRAHAPDVTQFIMRLPDPRTPAVTVLWRGTGNGRFETLMLHPQTGAVLQARETAGGEFFYRFHFELRTAHSGRWTLQGRWIVGVATLLMFVALLTGVVTHRRIFKDFFTFRPRKGGQRAWLDAHNVSGVLALPFYLMITFSGLMIFHAIYMPAGINAGYPGAQGTDTQAYFDELQGDVAGARSARRTRGGDAQAQPLPEIKLAPMLEQAGHIWQGGRVGGISVAGSPQGPVVEITRHDGDRLQYGPPRLRFDGSTGSLLNELNPQGPAIKTYGVLYGLHLARFADTGLRWTLFGFGVLGSLMIASGMVLWSVKRRAQSQRKAAVAGLPFDERLVAGLNIGLMGGLPLAIAAILYANRLLPATLPQRPDAELLWFFSAWGLALLVGLLWPQRSGWAAVLGTAGLGFLALPLLNALTTAAHLGASLPAHEWVWAGMDLSFSVFGLLLIGLTRHLLHRSAPLPQRAARPARSAAATPTTTQEA, from the coding sequence ATGAGCCGCAGCACGACACCACCTGCAAAGAGCACGGCCCAGGAGGGGTTTCGCCAGGCCATGTCCTGGCTGCATACCTGGTCGGGCCTCGTGCTGGGCTGGCTGCTGTTTGCCATCTTCGTCACCGGCACATTGAGCTTTTTCAAGAACGAGTTCAACCTCTGGATGCGGCCCGAGCTGCACGGCCTGCCTGCGGCCGACAGCCTGGTGGCCCAGCGCGCGCAACAGGCCCTGCGCGCCCATGCCCCGGATGTGACGCAATTCATCATGCGCCTGCCCGACCCGCGCACGCCCGCGGTCACCGTGCTGTGGCGCGGCACGGGCAACGGCCGCTTCGAGACCCTGATGCTCCACCCCCAGACCGGTGCCGTGCTGCAGGCACGCGAGACCGCAGGCGGGGAGTTTTTCTACCGTTTTCACTTTGAGCTGCGCACCGCGCACAGCGGCCGCTGGACGCTGCAGGGCCGCTGGATCGTGGGCGTGGCTACGCTGCTGATGTTTGTGGCACTGCTCACCGGCGTGGTCACGCACCGGCGCATCTTCAAGGATTTCTTCACCTTCCGCCCCCGCAAGGGCGGGCAGCGCGCCTGGCTGGATGCCCACAATGTCTCCGGCGTGCTGGCCCTGCCTTTTTATCTGATGATCACCTTCAGCGGGCTGATGATCTTCCATGCCATCTACATGCCGGCCGGCATCAACGCAGGCTACCCTGGCGCCCAGGGCACGGACACCCAGGCCTACTTTGACGAGCTGCAAGGCGACGTGGCCGGTGCGCGCAGCGCCCGGCGCACGCGGGGTGGTGACGCGCAGGCCCAGCCGCTGCCGGAGATCAAGCTCGCACCCATGCTGGAGCAGGCGGGTCACATATGGCAAGGGGGCCGCGTGGGCGGCATAAGCGTGGCCGGCAGCCCCCAAGGCCCCGTGGTCGAGATCACCCGCCACGATGGCGACCGCCTGCAATACGGCCCGCCCCGTCTGCGCTTTGATGGCAGCACCGGCTCCCTGCTGAATGAACTCAACCCGCAAGGGCCGGCCATCAAGACCTATGGCGTGCTGTATGGCCTGCACCTGGCCCGCTTTGCCGACACCGGCCTGCGCTGGACCTTGTTTGGCTTTGGCGTGCTGGGCTCGCTGATGATTGCCTCAGGCATGGTGCTGTGGTCCGTCAAGCGCCGTGCACAGTCGCAGCGCAAGGCAGCCGTTGCCGGCCTGCCCTTTGACGAGCGCCTGGTGGCCGGCCTGAACATCGGTCTGATGGGGGGACTGCCGCTGGCCATTGCCGCCATCCTGTATGCCAACCGCCTGCTGCCGGCCACCCTGCCACAGCGCCCCGATGCCGAGCTGCTCTGGTTCTTCAGCGCCTGGGGCCTGGCCTTGCTTGTAGGCCTGCTGTGGCCCCAGCGCAGCGGCTGGGCGGCCGTGCTGGGCACTGCCGGCCTGGGCTTTCTGGCGCTGCCCCTGCTCAACGCACTGACCACGGCCGCCCATCTGGGTGCCAGCCTGCCGGCCCATGAATGGGTCTGGGCCGGCATGGACCTGTCTTTTTCCGTCTTCGGCCTGCTGCTGATCGGACTGACCCGGCATCTGCTGCACCGCAGCGCCCCCCTGCCCCAACGCGCAGCCAGACCTGCCCGCTCCGCAGCAGCCACGCCCACCACCACACAGGAGGCCTAA